One stretch of Brevibacillus laterosporus DNA includes these proteins:
- the purK gene encoding 5-(carboxyamino)imidazole ribonucleotide synthase yields the protein MNKKKQIKPGGTIGLLGGGQLGRMIALAGRAMGYRFVVLDPTEDSPCGQVSDQQIVASYDDQQAARQLARLSDVITYEFENVDAGVAAILEKEAFVPQGSKLLSITQHRIREKTAIQACGLPVAPFRVVASAEEVRAAAVELGLPAVMKTATGGYDGKGQWVLRSLEEIEEAFACLAKAKTELIVEKFVPFTKELSVIVARNLSGEVAAFPIAENIHLENILHQSIVPARIEIEIQQRAERLAITLAEKLEMVGLLAVEMFLTEDGELYINEMAPRPHNSGHYTMDACLTSQFEQHVRAISNLPLGSTKLLSPVVMVNILGGHVAPLLKKIDQLPKKAKLHLYGKQEAKEKRKMGHINLVSESVEEALQQADKLGIWSINGGMK from the coding sequence ATGAATAAAAAAAAGCAGATCAAACCAGGAGGTACCATTGGTCTATTAGGCGGGGGACAACTAGGGAGAATGATTGCACTTGCTGGAAGAGCAATGGGGTATCGGTTTGTGGTGCTGGATCCTACAGAAGATTCACCATGCGGTCAAGTCAGCGATCAGCAGATAGTTGCCAGCTACGACGATCAACAGGCGGCTCGACAATTGGCACGGCTCAGTGATGTGATTACGTATGAATTTGAGAATGTAGATGCTGGTGTAGCAGCGATTTTAGAAAAGGAAGCTTTTGTTCCACAAGGAAGTAAGCTACTAAGCATCACACAACATCGCATTCGTGAAAAGACTGCGATTCAAGCATGTGGCTTGCCCGTAGCGCCATTTAGGGTTGTAGCTTCAGCAGAAGAGGTGAGAGCGGCTGCTGTGGAGTTAGGCTTGCCTGCTGTTATGAAAACAGCAACAGGAGGCTACGACGGAAAGGGACAATGGGTATTACGCTCGCTTGAAGAAATAGAAGAAGCGTTTGCGTGTCTTGCTAAAGCTAAGACTGAGCTAATCGTAGAAAAGTTTGTTCCCTTTACTAAGGAGCTATCTGTAATAGTAGCTCGTAATTTATCAGGGGAAGTCGCTGCCTTTCCTATAGCTGAAAATATTCATCTAGAAAACATTTTGCACCAAAGTATTGTTCCAGCTCGGATTGAGATAGAGATTCAACAGCGAGCAGAGAGATTGGCCATTACGTTGGCAGAAAAGCTAGAAATGGTTGGGTTACTTGCTGTGGAAATGTTTCTTACGGAAGATGGGGAGCTTTATATAAATGAAATGGCTCCGCGGCCGCACAATTCTGGTCATTATACAATGGATGCCTGTTTGACCTCGCAATTTGAGCAGCACGTTCGAGCGATCAGTAACTTACCACTTGGATCTACGAAGTTGCTTAGTCCGGTCGTTATGGTTAATATTTTAGGTGGGCATGTCGCACCTTTACTCAAAAAGATAGATCAACTACCCAAGAAAGCTAAATTGCATTTGTACGGGAAACAAGAGGCAAAAGAAAAACGCAAAATGGGTCATATAAATCTTGTTTCCGAATCCGTAGAAGAAGCACTACAGCAGGCAGATAAACTTGGAATATGGTCAATAAATGGAGGAATGAAGTAA